The segment GAAATTGAGACTGTTCCTAAATGATGCCAAATGAAACACTTTCCATCTCtctaaaaatacaacataaatatGTGTGAACTTTCGATACTATTTATTTTCtaatcttttattttctttggcCACTTCTGTAGGACGCTGGTTGTTCCGTTGGTCTTCGCATTAGTGGCCGTCTCTCTTTCTGCGCCCATAAACGGTAAGAAAACGTCCTTTGTACGTCACGTTACACTTGCCAGTGTATGGACTGCATCTGCATACATACAGTTTCAGATTAACCCTTAATCTCTAAATGACTGTGATCAATAACAGATCTTGTCTTTTGGTAACATGAAGCATTTGCTGCCTCTCTGTAGAGAGCCTGTAACCAGAGCTCTCAGACGACACAATCGAGTTCTGTTCACCTGAAACACACCGGGCCTCTATAGGAGACTCGCTCTTATAGCTCAATGCATTAACACCACTAACCTCTGTCCTTTCTCCGGACGGTTTTCATGCAGATGGAACAGACAATGACGGTAAGAAGGTTTGGTGCTTTTTTTTGCACGCGTTTACTGTTTAATTGTGATACAAATAATCATGTCTACGTACATGATCGTGCAATAACGCACAAGCAATAAAAGaacaaatgcagtgttttacTATACGTGTTCTCACTAATGAAATCTCGTTAATTGATCAATAGTTTCTCCTAAACAGCAATGACACAAATTTAAGAATGATCTTGTTGTCAATGTTTCTCTTGAGGAAAAGGAAGAAAACAGCCCAGTAATCTCTTAGTTTGAGGGGAGACACCAAAACCTGTAACCAAATCAAGATGTTTCTCATTAATCTGTGATACCATCAAATTAGTTTAGTTATGCTATCCACATTCTCTTTATAACTCTTTAGTGTGTAAGTCAGAAATTTGTGactacttttatctaaaaaaaaaatgataagacAAAACTCTAtttaggcaaggcaaggcacaTTTCTTACACAAtggcaattcaaagtgctttacataaaatgattgacaaagagaAAGACATATCTTTAAAAcgcaaatgatttaagatcacaaacacaactttagattttaagaaacatttattcatttaaaattaaGTTCATTTGAGTGCAGATCTGATGTTATATGATTATGTGCAGTTAATTTGTCTAATTTCTGTATTTTAATCTTATTTCCCTGTTATAATCTCAGAGGCTGCAGCACTCAGCGGTATGTCATATTCAATCTGATATGATCTATAGAGCTCAACAGTACAGTTCTGGAGGGGTCAATTATTTTTAACAACAACTTAAACCATGTCATTTCAATTgaagaattatttaaaaaaatattaataaatggtgAAAATACCTCTagaataaagatgtttttaaaattgGGCAGACACTGTTCACTGATGATTCTCAAGCCGGCTTTCTGTCTTTTCAGCAAAGACAAACGGAGATCCTCCCACTTCAAGTCCTGTGAATGGAGACTCAGGTTAGCTTGACTATGTAACGACTCtctgtaaaacaaaagaaaaatataattttttcagGCCTATAGATAATACCTttgtttcaatattttataGAAAGCACATAACACATACAAAGACAGATGCCACCAAGATGTTCAAATGaattatataaaacaaatcTTCTTTCAGCAGGACCTACAGATGGGACTGATTCATCAGAGAATAAACAAGGTAACAAAAGAGGGTTGAGAGTTCTTAAAGTCAATCAGACAAGGAGAAAGAAAGCTCTTCATGTCAGTTCAACAAACTCTTTAAGTGCTGCGCTCCCCCACATCATCGCTCCGTCCTCCACATTCACCAGTTCACCTCTTTCATTTCAGGGCCCAGTGACACTACAGATAAACCAGGTCAGTTTCTAGTATCAGAAATTACGTCTACAAAAGAAATAGAGAATTTACGACCGCACCACAAAAGTACAAACAGACCATTTGCTCTtgaagggatactccacccaaaactgaaaattcggtcatcatttactcaccctcatgaaaTTTCAttcctgtataaattactttgttctgataaacacagagaaagatatttggaagaatgtaagtaattttcagttccgggacatcattgactactatagtaggaacaattcaatggtagtcaaaggtgctccagaactgtttaaATAggtaaaatatctcattatgtgttcaacagaaccaaaaaatacacatttattttcctactatggtagtggatgatgttccagaactgaaaattgcgagcattcttccaaatatatttctctgtgttcatcggaacaaatcatttttacaggttggaaacaacccgagggtgagtaaacgatgaccgaattttcattttggggtgaactgtccctttaatggtcAACGGTACAAAAATAGAGTCAACTTTGAAAGAAAGAGTAATCAATCTTTGCTAAAAACAAGTTTTGAgcatacagaaaataaacatgtacTATATAACACAGTGACAGGTGAGACATAGAACCCGCAATGTGTCGTCATGGAAAATAGAGAATATAAACTTAACTGTACACAAATATCTGACCTCTTTATACTGCAACTAAATCAATGATTTAACACAACCGTATCATAACACAATATATGCTCtttctttaaacaaaatacCGAGAGTGAACACCAATTCAGCTATGAATATACAAATCATGTCACGTGTCAAATTGTCTTTTAACTTTCCATTTGATTTCTTTTTGAAGAAGTCGATGGTGCTCCCGATACATCATCGGACACAAACAGTAAGACTCATAAAGCTCTTCAAACTCCTTGTTGAAATATATTGTGGAGACATATAAGCACTGCCCAAAGTATAACCAGTCTGATTCATTTCAGATGACACAAGCATGGATGAAACCACCGGCAGCCCAGATTCCACAGGTATGATCAACATGCACCAAAAAACGCACAAGCACCTTACAGTAGCATGCTATGCTATACAAATCAAGTCATCAAACAGTCATCACGTGATCACCaatgatgacatcataacaGTACGTTTGCAAAAATGATGTAATCAGTAATCCACAAACGAATCCTTATGGCATTGAACGAAGGCTTCCTATTCAGATATTGAAATGTCACTCAAATCTCACAAGAGTCAAGTTAATCTTATAGATGTCTGATATCTGTAAACGACCCAAACTATTTGTTACTCCCATCTCTTGACTTAAATTTCTTTAGAAATGTCTAAATCAGACACAACGGATACAGAAAAAGAGACAGATGGAGAAACAGCTACTGACACTAATACAGACGCATCAGAGTTAAAGACAGATGAGtcgggtgagtaaataatgctgTGCAATGCTATTAAGATTCAATTTGTTGAAAAGAATCTGACTAAATGACTTGTCATCTACCACAGATGAAAACACAGCAAAACCATCAACGGAAGAGAAGACAGGTAAGGACTGTACAAGAAACAACATGAGGACAGTAAAAGAGACACATTGATGAGAGGTTttcatgaatgtgtaaatgaatgtttCAGATGCTAAACATGTGGATACAGAGATCGCAGACTCTACGGAAAAGCAATCCACAGGTAAAATATCATCTCTTGAAAAATGTTCCTGTCTGCCAGGAATTGCCAGCGTGCATGAACAAATGTAAAccgccatcatttattcaagaCAAACGGCACCAATTTGACCCAATTTAACAACCATAAAAGTGGTCCAGATGGTGATTGTAGATTATATTGCACATCAGTCATGAATATGGTTACCGTTGCACAATTTATGCTGCTCTCTTCCCTATTTACACGCTATTTAAAGTTCTCCTTTTGTGGTGCAAGGAAATAAAGAGTGTGTCACACATAGTAATGAGCTACTGGATTAAAGACAGCTGTAATGAATATACTGCTATTGCTAAACATTGCTGTCTGCTTTACAGACACGGATGAAGTGGTGGATAATGACACAGGTACGTTTCCTCACGCTTACCTTTCGTAATCTGAAAATGACCAACGTCCTTGCTGGATCCTTAACAACATTCCTTAAGAAATCAGATTGTAGGGTTAGTTTTAAGCCTTTAACCACATTGAACAACAAACCATGACTTCCCACTAACGCTGACAGGATTGTGATAGTTTGGGAGGGATTTTGAAACAAAACCCGGAAAACATTCAGCAAAAATTCttttctgtagctcaactggtagagcaaTAGCAGCAGTGCAAAAATTGTGGGTTGGATTCCCAGGAACACATActgatgaaatgaaataaactgtaaagaaACGTTGCATTTAAATGTCTGTCGAATGCATTCGTGTAATGTAAAACTCTGCATACTGTGTGCTTCCAGACAAGGACTCGGCAAGAGTCGAAAAGAAAGACACAGAAACACCTGATGACACAAGCAACAGTTCTCCAGGTATATTTCACGTCCTCTGCTGCGAATAGTTCACTTTGAACAACACAAAAACGAAAAAATATACAAAGATTATCATGATGCACTGAATGCCATTGTTCTTTGGACTAAAAAAAGACACTGTTGTGTATTTGAAGAGAAAACAGAAGATTCACCTGACAAGGACTCTTCAGAAAAAGATGAGCCCCAGGAATCTGATGGTGAGCTTACAACAATGATAAGAGATCATTTTTATATCCCCCAATAACACATGTGCAATGAGTTCACGTACACAACAGTACCACACCAACAAAGAATGTAGTATACTTCAGTATTTACCGctgtaaactgtagtaaaattattaaatacagTACCAATATTGAACTCTTTGCTTAAGTTAATACCATAGAATGCAGTACATTAAAAAGTGTAATAATTACTGTAACATACCACGGTATAAACCCGTATAGTAGTTGTTTACTAAAGTATAAAATTATGTATACCACAGTACCTCGTGGGGGCACGGCAGGTGCACACTCAATTCTTACTCAAAGTCAGTGAGGACATAACATTAGTGGAAAGTAATGttagaaatgttttatatatatcctAATCGATATCATTGAATTACTTGTCTCTGCCACaactttgtaaataaaaaagcgcGAGGAGAGCGGAAAGCCAAGTCAGTCAGTCCGTCAGCTGTCGCTTGGGGCCGCTGTTTTGCTAAAGTTGGACTAATATGTATAGTTCACAATGTACTGTAAGACGGATTTCACTATTTGGCTTATTCGACTAAGCAACTATGGTCGTAAATGCAACGCGTGCGTTCCTACGTTGCGCTTTTTCAAACGCACTAATGTTGGGGGAGGGCGTGAGCGTGCAGGGCGGTGTTTGGGGGCTGGGAATCGATTCCAAAAAGAATCGATTCCTCGATTCCAAGGCGTTGAGAATCGAGATTCTTTAAGAGCCTTCATAAGTACAAGCCCCgctatggagtttaaatgggcccaaaactcacgcgcatggaatccgcgcacgcacgcgcgatgcaaacgtgcataatgataaccacgcgcggaaagctgctccgcgagggcgcatttaaactccgcgagcgagcagaacagtatccgcaagcggaaaagaatcctcgcgcgggcgcatttctgctccacgagcaaaaactcagtccgcgagcagaggctttgacgagcgcgcgcgcgattctctctatgctctcgcaactgctcaacacttgctcgctcgttgagttgacttctgagactttggaggccggacaatgcatgttaaaagttaccaatcaaatgagcggagacatgcatttgattggtaacttttaacatgcactcacctacatgcagtcacctacagattacatgtcttactaccgaatgattagtgtattaccttgccttagctatgtgttagtattttaacgagtgacattttgatttcttacatctgtcaacaaaaattatgctatataatatagcagttaaacttacatgtcatgtatgacctatttaaaacatactataataatataattaaatgtctcctgtagtcattaaatttgagttcTAAATTCAGatctaatatctgtttactggcatagcccgttttaatattttcaaaacaaataaagcaaaacaaataaattatttaaattaaattttagagagtacatcatattgtaatttataataacttgtgctttgagttatactgttgtagccatttattaattctcattttataacaatttcatgaaaatgattaacaatacaaaagcaattatgaatacacataccaaactatttatttctaacttcctgtcaagatgccaaatatgtagatccaaagccaagggcatacataacactgtaacccaagtttaaaaatggaaaaaattatcgtgttatgccaaattaagacgtctgtacaacgggtaagatacatgtcggagcctgtaggtgagtgcatgttaaaagtgaccaatcaaaggatcggagaagtctgccattgtcccgcctccaaagtctcagaagtcaactcaacgagcgagcaagtgttgagcagttgcgagagcatagagagattcgcgcgcgcgctcgtcaaagcctctgctcgcggactgagtttttgctagcagaaatgcgcccgcgcgaggattcttttccacttgcggatactgttctgctcgctcgcagagtttaaatgcgccctcgcggagcagatttccgcgcgtggttatcattatgcgcgtttgcctCGCGCGCGCgtggattccatgcgcgtgagttttgggtctatTTAAACTCCATACTCCGCCCCTTAGCCCCTTAAAAATATTCTGCGTCCATAAAAGCAACAGCTTTGTTTGCACACACAATGCAAATATAATTACATGTTtccacacatttaacaaatcatATAAGTACGTTTTCTTTTCAGACGGACTGTAAATGGACCGTCTTCTCTACCGATGAGCTCAGTATGTGCGTGAAGAGAATGACATGTATATAAAGCACAGTCTCAAAACATATTTACTTAGAcgtctgtttaaagctgttaaagCTGGACAGAACTTTTTCAACACCTGTCTGCACTACTTGCATTTAACAGTAATACtaatatgcacagtattcttacatatttttaatacaatttactgATTACCGATCTGTCTACTCTATCTATATTCCTCAAGTATTTTTGCGTACACTGCggaataactttaaaaatagtcatttgacctgtgctttatttttgaaaacagctagtttatttattttattaatgacaTTATTAATGATACATTGGAATTGCAGGACAAGATCAACATATTTGTTATggaaataaacaattaataaacgtATAAAGTGACAGCTTagaaaattgtattacattaaaatgtgtacgttttcttaaataataaataaaaatccgTAGTAAAACAGGGAATTGAGCAGGAATCGAAAACAGCAGCTAGGAATCGATTCCCGGAATCGATTCTTTCGATTCCCCAACCAGGAATCAGAATCGGAATTAGTGACGGGAAGTCCGGCCCCTTTCTGCGAACCGGGTATTTCGGacagttcgtttcaatgaaccggttcaaaagacCGGTTCACCAATTCTTTTACGCCCTGACGTAACGCGTCAAGTCGTTCATCCGGGCCGGCTGGGATGAAAATACTACACGGACCCTCAGGCTCagcacaaaatatataaatcattaATCATAACTTGTGTCAGTTAACAAATCATCATCATGATCTGACACGTTTCTTACATATAcgttttgcaactaaagcacccaaGGCACAGTAATGTGCAACAAACTATgatattttaagtcttaaagacaTAAAGTACataattaatcttcatcagcgttttacagaaactatatgatccatgcacaattcaatacgatttatttgttattatatctcaactcaactcaactttatttatatagcgcttttacaattttcattgttacaaagcagctgtacatgagacacattgactacaagcaaaacaatcaaagttgtacctgcaaaaacaagaaaaggttgaaaacacagaagacagacatacccacacacaaaacactccacacacacaacacgcacacacaccaacacacacagacacagagacacacgtacgtacacagacaagtacgcacacacacacacgctcagtgagagcacacatttaggataaaggagagagaagcacaggtcaaatataacagataataaattcctatatgcaatattaattaagtaaaactttaagattctaaagcagcccccccggtcaggcagatagtgcaaaaacagtatgcaaatggtggcgaggaacccaaaactctaatcgagaaaaaaaacctcaggagaacccaggcccaaccaggggattccagttcccctctggcaaaagctgctgcctctgcacaagctccagagagcttgcacaacaaggctaaataaaataaataaacttaataataaaataaattatagtttaagattatcattaataatctaatagcatttgaagttttgtggagaagacatgtcaagagaccgcgtccttctttatccagctctatcatctcagctcttgtcaggtctccgctctaccatcaggtcaggccatgaactgcatcctgctcgctgtggtaaccttggaacaatgagacaagactggctgagagtagagtactgttctgtactctttgatgcaacaagtgcatcagttgtgtttttggctccggttgatctaactaatgcagcctaagccctcagaagatttatattatggaactTATAAACTTACGTTTTGCCAGATTGCTCCATAATATTTACGTGAGCTCGTACATTAGGACAGCATCAGTTGTCCACACTGTTCGGTAGCCTCACGGTGAATCACGCATGCTCAGTCACTATCCAGCTCATCGGttcaatttatgctacccataaatttgctaccctcgtgttgtgattgggttgggggaggggttagtcctgttttgtatagaggtagcaaaatttgatagggatgcataaattggcagaacaccggccaTCACAAATCGGAATCGACTCCAAAATATTCAGAATCGAACAGCCCTAGCTAGAAGGGAGGGAGACGGCTACGGTCGGAAGTGagtgatgcaaaatctcgccataaaattacaataaattacatacGCTAACGCCTTCACCTAcccctaccccaaccctaaaccttagttacaataatacaaaaaatttAATTAGCCTAACTGTTGTCAGCGTGAAGTGCACACGCCCAGTGGAGGTAACGTTAGCTGTACCCTTCTAGCCAAAACCATGTTTGGGTGTGTCTCCGTTGAAACTCGCTTCAGTAGAGCAGCTAAAGTTACcgtacatttatttacaatgcTGCGAaaaatccatccatccatccatgccATTCACTAGAGCGCGGGAAAAGCGAGCGATGTAGCGTTGAGTCTAAAGTGCACATCAAACGCGTGACGTTCGGCTTCCGTAGTGTCGCTCGCTCAACTTCGCCAAAAACGCGCCACGTTACAGTCAACGTACATTTCATATTTAGCAATATTTCAGACCACATTTGTCGCAACAAGACAAGTAATAAAACAACTTTATTAATGGATAtggacattttctgtttttattttagcatcttACCAGAAAAGGACACGGTGTCTGCAAATTAAATAAAGTGCTGTTTGTCACAAAATTGTATGACTACAAAAAATTACTGTGGTACTATACTCGAGTCGTTTGGGCATTTGATGTGGTATAACCATGTTTTTGGACATTTATGGTATGAAAATGAACAGCAGACTTTGTATATTTCAACTGTTATCATCATTTTAGTACATTTGGGCTTAACTGGTTCCTTTAGTTTAATAAAAGTGATTTCCCACTTTTACAAAAAACTGTACTAAACTATATTATGGTAAGGTAAAGTAAAGTAGATTGTAGTTAACTGCAGTATTTTTACCCTCTTTTTCAAcactttttttaacaagtttcAAAAAAGTCCAGTAGACCAAGGGTAGACAAACATTCACTTTGAGGGGGACCTTCCTGAAATGTTTATCTTCCAAACACATCTAGAACATGCAGTGATGTTAAAAAATGGTTTAATGGCatatcatttgtttttaacCAACAGATACTGACAAAGACAAGACAGATAAAGACTCAGATGACAAGAGTGAAAATAAAGACTCGGAGGAACAAGGAACCTCTGAAAGAccagaaaaaagcaaaacagaCAGCGATTCAGATGCTGATGAGGTCAAAGATTCAAATGATTCCTCTGACAAAGATTCAGATGATTCCTCTGACAAAGATTCAGATGATTCCTCTGACAAAGATTCAGATGCCAAAGACACAGACAGCACAGAGAAGAAAGACACGGACACAGAGACCGATGTAAACACCTCTGAAAAAGACACAGACAGCACAGAGAAGAAAGACACGGACACAGAGACCGATGTAAACACCTCTGAAAAAGACACAGACAGCACAGAGAAGAAAGACAAGGCCTCTGAGACCGATGTAGACaccacagagaaagacacagacaGCGACCAAGACACAGCAGATTCTCCTGACACGGCAGACGTGAAGgacagcacagagaaagatgacGATGGAGACAGTGAGGACACCAAAGACAAGGATGAGAACAAGGAGACGGGTGACCACAGCGATGAGGGTAAGGATAAGGAAGATGAGTCCAAACCAGAGGAGAACGACAAGGGAGATGAGGTTTCTCAAGAAGACGCCGCGAGCAGTCAGTCTGATGAGAGTCCGCTGAAGGAGACGGAAGACAAGCAAGAAGACAAAGCTGACGGTGACAGCTCCAGTTCGGACTCGGACAGCAAGGACGACAGCAAAGACAAAGACCAGGAGAAGAACAGCACAGAATCCACAGACACGGAACGTCACAGCAGTGACAGCAAGACCGACACGGATAGCTCAGAAACAGGAGGAGAAGGTAAACTCACTTGTCAGATGTGGTATCTACTGTATTCACCAAACCAAAAACCATTTGATCCATTAACATTCTCATGCCCACAGATACTGATGATGACAATGAGTCCAACAGCATGGAACATGAGAAACAAGGTACGTTCACTTTCAGATATAAACTCACTTGAACAATGTCACGATAGGTTTAACACAAAGTGGAGACGTTTTTGTGCTTAACTGTACAAGTCAAATGTTTTGTACTGATCAAGTTCGTAATTCCACAGATTCCCCACAGGGAGCATCAAGTGAGACAAATGACGACTCTGATGTCGATTCAAATGGTGAGGGAGTTTAAGCAGTCCAGACCACAATATGCCTTGTTTGATGCTAAAAGCTAAAAACTCATCTTTGTGCTGTCTTTTAGACCACAGTGACTCTGCAGCATCTCTTGATTCATCTCTTGGTAATTCTGTCTCATAATAAATCAGACTTGATGTAAGAATGatgtgatgtcattgtttgcgGTGTATAAAGGATAAATTTACAAGGTTTATTCTTGTCAATTGTAGAAACTGCTGATGAAAATGTTGGTACAGACAGCCATGATTCTTTAGGTGGTACGTCTCCGGCACTTTAATTCAGAATAATTATtgttaaaaatgatataaattcACTATCTTTTTAGAAAATGCTTTTCTTCTTTTCCATTGGTTGTTCTATCCTCTATAGATGACACGGATGTCCACGGTGTTCATGCCGATGAGAAGGGTAAACCCCTCCCACATTTGACACATCAAACACTCTGGAAATACATTATTAGAAAGACGGGACAAACCGACAGTCATATAAACacacttttctttttctgttgacAGGTGCTCCATCTAAAACCGATGATCATCTTGATGACACAACACAAGGTACTGACACTAAAAAGAGAAACTCTGCACACAATCATAAACTTCAGGGGATGGTGGGATACGAGAGATATTGATTGTGTGTATGAAAGCAAGTGACTGATCTTTCTTTAGGGTCAGATGATGGCAGCAAAACCCCCGTGCCAAGCTCCTAGCGACAAGGACACCGCGACAGCAAATGAACAGGTATCATCAGAGCTGTTTCGCTCTCTATTCTGCAGCAtaagtcagtggttctcaaactttttcctTGTaagccccctttgtgtagagtgcatcgttTTTCGGTCCCCCTAATAAat is part of the Triplophysa rosa linkage group LG16, Trosa_1v2, whole genome shotgun sequence genome and harbors:
- the stm gene encoding protein starmaker isoform X2 — its product is MLFRTLVVPLVFALVAVSLSAPINDGTDNDEAAALSAKTNGDPPTSSPVNGDSGPTDGTDSSENKQGPSDTTDKPEVDGAPDTSSDTNNDTSMDETTGSPDSTEMSKSDTTDTEKETDGETATDTNTDASELKTDESDENTAKPSTEEKTDAKHVDTEIADSTEKQSTDTDEVVDNDTDKDSARVEKKDTETPDDTSNSSPEKTEDSPDKDSSEKDEPQESDDTDKDKTDKDSDDKSENKDSEEQGTSERPEKSKTDSDSDADEVKDSNDSSDKDSDDSSDKDSDDSSDKDSDAKDTDSTEKKDTDTETDVNTSEKDTDSTEKKDTDTETDVNTSEKDTDSTEKKDKASETDVDTTEKDTDSDQDTADSPDTADVKDSTEKDDDGDSEDTKDKDENKETGDHSDEGKDKEDESKPEENDKGDEVSQEDAASSQSDESPLKETEDKQEDKADGDSSSSDSDSKDDSKDKDQEKNSTESTDTERHSSDSKTDTDSSETGGEDTDDDNESNSMEHEKQDSPQGASSETNDDSDVDSNDHSDSAASLDSSLETADENVGTDSHDSLGDDTDVHGVHADEKGAPSKTDDHLDDTTQGSDDGSKTPVPSS
- the stm gene encoding protein starmaker isoform X4 encodes the protein MLFRTLVVPLVFALVAVSLSAPINEAAALSAKTNGDPPTSSPVNGDSGPTDGTDSSENKQGPSDTTDKPEVDGAPDTSSDTNNDTSMDETTGSPDSTEMSKSDTTDTEKETDGETATDTNTDASELKTDESDENTAKPSTEEKTDAKHVDTEIADSTEKQSTDTDEVVDNDTDKDSARVEKKDTETPDDTSNSSPEKTEDSPDKDSSEKDEPQESDDTDKDKTDKDSDDKSENKDSEEQGTSERPEKSKTDSDSDADEVKDSNDSSDKDSDDSSDKDSDDSSDKDSDAKDTDSTEKKDTDTETDVNTSEKDTDSTEKKDTDTETDVNTSEKDTDSTEKKDKASETDVDTTEKDTDSDQDTADSPDTADVKDSTEKDDDGDSEDTKDKDENKETGDHSDEGKDKEDESKPEENDKGDEVSQEDAASSQSDESPLKETEDKQEDKADGDSSSSDSDSKDDSKDKDQEKNSTESTDTERHSSDSKTDTDSSETGGEDTDDDNESNSMEHEKQDSPQGASSETNDDSDVDSNDHSDSAASLDSSLETADENVGTDSHDSLGDDTDVHGVHADEKGAPSKTDDHLDDTTQGSDDGSKTPVPSS
- the stm gene encoding protein starmaker isoform X9, coding for MLFRTLVVPLVFALVAVSLSAPINAKTNGDPPTSSPVNGDSGPTDGTDSSENKQEVDGAPDTSSDTNNDTSMDETTGSPDSTEMSKSDTTDTEKETDGETATDTNTDASELKTDESDENTAKPSTEEKTDAKHVDTEIADSTEKQSTDTDEVVDNDTDKDSARVEKKDTETPDDTSNSSPEKTEDSPDKDSSEKDEPQESDDTDKDKTDKDSDDKSENKDSEEQGTSERPEKSKTDSDSDADEVKDSNDSSDKDSDDSSDKDSDDSSDKDSDAKDTDSTEKKDTDTETDVNTSEKDTDSTEKKDTDTETDVNTSEKDTDSTEKKDKASETDVDTTEKDTDSDQDTADSPDTADVKDSTEKDDDGDSEDTKDKDENKETGDHSDEGKDKEDESKPEENDKGDEVSQEDAASSQSDESPLKETEDKQEDKADGDSSSSDSDSKDDSKDKDQEKNSTESTDTERHSSDSKTDTDSSETGGEDTDDDNESNSMEHEKQDSPQGASSETNDDSDVDSNDHSDSAASLDSSLETADENVGTDSHDSLGDDTDVHGVHADEKGAPSKTDDHLDDTTQGSDDGSKTPVPSS
- the stm gene encoding protein starmaker isoform X8, with protein sequence MLFRTLVVPLVFALVAVSLSAPINAKTNGDPPTSSPVNGDSGPTDGTDSSENKQGPSDTTDKPEVDGAPDTSSDTNNDTSMDETTGSPDSTEMSKSDTTDTEKETDGETATDTNTDASELKTDESDENTAKPSTEEKTDAKHVDTEIADSTEKQSTDTDEVVDNDTDKDSARVEKKDTETPDDTSNSSPEKTEDSPDKDSSEKDEPQESDDTDKDKTDKDSDDKSENKDSEEQGTSERPEKSKTDSDSDADEVKDSNDSSDKDSDDSSDKDSDDSSDKDSDAKDTDSTEKKDTDTETDVNTSEKDTDSTEKKDTDTETDVNTSEKDTDSTEKKDKASETDVDTTEKDTDSDQDTADSPDTADVKDSTEKDDDGDSEDTKDKDENKETGDHSDEGKDKEDESKPEENDKGDEVSQEDAASSQSDESPLKETEDKQEDKADGDSSSSDSDSKDDSKDKDQEKNSTESTDTERHSSDSKTDTDSSETGGEDTDDDNESNSMEHEKQDSPQGASSETNDDSDVDSNDHSDSAASLDSSLETADENVGTDSHDSLGDDTDVHGVHADEKGAPSKTDDHLDDTTQGSDDGSKTPVPSS